In Thalassoglobus sp. JC818, one DNA window encodes the following:
- a CDS encoding CoA-binding protein, producing the protein MNSNESIQSFLAGDVFAVAGASTERHKYGNKVLRCYLQNDRTVYPVNPNADVVEGLAAFPTLQDLPEPVHGLSIITPPAVTEQIVEDAIQAGIKHIWMQPGAENSASVAAAQEAGINVIAGGPCLLVVMGYREE; encoded by the coding sequence ATGAATTCAAACGAATCGATTCAATCTTTCCTGGCGGGTGATGTCTTCGCAGTCGCAGGAGCATCCACAGAGCGACACAAGTACGGAAACAAAGTTTTGAGGTGCTATCTTCAGAACGATCGAACCGTCTACCCGGTGAATCCCAATGCCGATGTTGTTGAGGGATTGGCTGCGTTTCCGACGTTACAAGACCTACCTGAACCGGTTCACGGTCTCTCGATCATTACTCCGCCGGCAGTGACCGAACAGATCGTTGAAGATGCCATTCAAGCTGGTATCAAGCACATTTGGATGCAGCCGGGAGCCGAGAATTCAGCCTCCGTGGCTGCTGCACAAGAGGCTGGTATTAACGTGATCGCGGGCGGACCGTGTCTTCTCGTCGTGATGGGCTACCGAGAGGAATGA